The proteins below come from a single Miscanthus floridulus cultivar M001 chromosome 1, ASM1932011v1, whole genome shotgun sequence genomic window:
- the LOC136489653 gene encoding protein TIFY 11e-like, whose product MAAAAAPSGGTGNNTAATTTTSRFAAACGALSQYVKAAEAERTRARPPAVRPLPLMPGADVDQEEEPETAAAQLTIVYGGRALVLDDVTADKAADLLRLAAAAARRGGTEQPPLSSVVADLPVARKASLQRFMEKRKGRVAARAEPYRRPGDPRDHLTLAL is encoded by the coding sequence atggcggcggcggcagcacctTCAGGAGGCACAGGAAACAACACAGCTGCGACGACGACGACCAGCCGGTTCGCGGCGGCGTGCGGCGCGCTGAGCCAGTACGTCAAGGCGGCGGAGGCCGAGAGGACGCGCGCGCGGCCGCCGGCGGTGCGGCCCCTGCCCCTCATGCCGGGCGCCGATGtggaccaggaggaggagccggaaACGGCGGCGGCGCAGCTGACCATCGTGTACGGCGGGCGGGCGCTGGTGCTCGACGATGTCACGGCGGACAAGGCGGCCGACCTGCTGCGgctcgccgcggcggcggcgcggcggggagGCACGGAGCAGCCGCCGCTCTCCTCGGTGGTCGCCGACCTACCCGTGGCCAGGAAGGCGTCGTTGCAGCGGTTCATGGAGAAGCGCAAGGGCAGGGTCGCCGCCCGCGCGGAGCCGTACCGCCGGCCCGGTGACCCACGCGACCATCTCACGCTCGCGCTGTGA